One part of the Dunckerocampus dactyliophorus isolate RoL2022-P2 chromosome 11, RoL_Ddac_1.1, whole genome shotgun sequence genome encodes these proteins:
- the zc4h2 gene encoding zinc finger C4H2 domain-containing protein — MTDEQEIMCKLENILEVRNKTIQMQKIKSRLKIEFEALESEEKHLKEYKQEMDLLLQEKMAHVEELRLIHADINVMESTIKQSENDLNKLLETTRRLHDEYKPLKEHVDALRMTLGLHRLPNLNEEEEKLSLDYFEKQKAEWQKEPHEPAIPESLAAAAAAAQQLQVSRKQDARQTATFRQQPPPMKACLSCHQQIHRNAPICPLCKAKSRSRNPKKPKRKPDE; from the exons ATGACAGACGAACAAGAAATCATGTGCAAATTAGAAAACATCCTGGAAGTCCG GAACAAAACGATCCAGATGCAGAAGATCAAGTCTCGCCTGAAGATTGAGTTTGAGGCCCTGGAGTCTGAGGAGAAGCATTTAAAAGAGTACAAGCAAGAGATGGATCTTCTGCTGCAGGAGAAGATGGCCCATGTGGAAGAGCTGCGGCTAATCCATGCAGATATCAATGTG ATGGAAAGCACCATCAAGCAGTCTGAAAACGACCTGAACAAGTTGCTAGAAACAACCCGGCGCCTGCACGATGAGTACAAACCTCTGAAGGAGCACGTTGATGCACTGAGGATGACTTTGGGTCTACACAGACTCCCGAACCTGAACGAAGAAGAGGAGAAGCTCTCTTTGGA TTACTTTGAGAAGCAAAAAGCAGAGTGGCAAAAGGAGCCACACGAGCCCGCTATCCCAGAATCCCTTGCTGCAGCTGCAGCGGCGGCCCAGCAGCTTCAGGTGTCCCGAAAGCAAGACGCCCGCCAGACAGCCACCTTCAGACAGCAACCACCACCAATGAAG GCTTGCCTGTCGTGCCACCAGCAGATTCATCGCAACGCTCCTATCTGCCCCCTGTGCAAGGCTAAGAGTCGCTCACGCAACCCAAAGAAGCCCAAGAGGAAGCCAGACGAGTAG
- the LOC129189715 gene encoding ankyrin repeat and SOCS box protein 12-like yields MMVVGHAVNMSLMDISKIFSLLQPKEEDEDNELSQALNNAVSSDDVSLLSELLSQESYRRSINARSGWGVPVTPLRTAAALGHLRCLELLLEHGAEIDILDVKAQTPLFTAVSGKHLDCVAALLKAGADPNGSQYNNCSPVLTAAREGDVDILQELLRFRAEVDVRPKVPEWASNATACRGPLYISAVYGHLDCFKLLLLHGANPNFNCTDEKMLARIKQPKTVLEVCLRYGCGVEYIQLLIDFGADVYLPTLIIDKTTKQNEALVLLLKERACPKTLMSQTRLAIRTHLFYADKEPAIDSLDIPLLLRNYLKHIPTEITCLSS; encoded by the exons ATGATGGTTGTGGGCCATGCTGTCAACATGAGTTTGATGGACATTTCCAAGATCTTCTCCCTGCTGCAGCccaaggaggaggacgaggacaaTGAGCTGAGCCAGGCTCTGAACAACGCAGTGAGCAGCGACGACGTCAGTCTTCTCTCTGAGCTTCTCTCTCAGGAGAGCTACAGGAGGTCTATCAATGCTCGAAGCGGGTGGGGGGTTCCCGTAACCCCCTTACGGACCGCTGCTGCTCTGGGACATCTGAGGTGCCTAGAGCTCTTACTGGAGCATGGAGCAGAG ATAGACATCTTGGACGTGAAGGCCCAGACGCCACTGTTCACAGCTGTTAGCGGCAAACATCTGGACTGTGTAGCGGCCCTGCTGAAGGCCGGAGCCGACCCAAACGGCAGCCAGTACAACAACTGCTCACCGGTGCTGACCGCCGCCCGAGAGGGGGACGTGGACATTCTCCAAGAGCTGCTCCGCTTCAGAGCAGAGGTGGACGTTCGACCTAAAGTACCAGAGTGGGCGTCCAATGCTACAGCCTGCAGAGGTCCTCTTTATATCTCAGCAGTGTATGGACACCTGGATTGCTTtaaactcctcctccttcatgGGGCCAACCCCAACTTCAACTGCACAGATGAGAAGATGCTGGCTCGGATCAAGCAGCCAAAGACAGTGCTGGAGGTGTGTTTACGTTACGGCTGCGGGGTGGAGTACATCCAACTTCTCATAGACTTTGGAGCAGATGTGTATCTCCCAACACTTATTATTGACAAGACAACCAAGCAGAATGAAGCCTTGGTCCTGCTGCTCAAGGAAAGGG CTTGCCCCAAAACCCTGATGTCACAGACACGCCTCGCAATACGAACACACCTTTTCTACGCCGACAAGGAGCCTGCCATTGACAGTTTGGACATTCCTCTCCTCCTGAGAAACTACCTGAAGCACATCCCAACTGAAATCACGTGCCTCTCCAGTTAG